The following are from one region of the Rhodopirellula sp. P2 genome:
- a CDS encoding sulfatase family protein yields MSRLGVRPGCAWKPWLTPTAHIPDDTCVPAYNLFHNGRPISGKGYFTDTITDQAVRYIGDRSVNDKPFFLYLPYTAPHTPYQPPGESPVDPLPLDSPLWKQNADPPGVYRAMVRHMDEGIGKVLQAIEESEMTDRTLVIFASDNGGTSASRNEPLRGFKGQAFEGGIRVPLIARWPGHLPEGVVSDQVTITFDLTASMLVAAGIMPTQEDAMEGIDVLSLAATDEPPHPRTLHWRKPRDPQVWSGMRDGNLKYVRQEKATTDGRTTIQEWLFNLADDIGEQNDLAPQNPGELDRLRGKYLAWEQAVRNNRRGRPGWVPSKE; encoded by the coding sequence GTGAGCCGCTTGGGCGTTCGCCCCGGTTGTGCGTGGAAACCGTGGCTAACGCCAACGGCTCACATACCCGATGATACCTGCGTACCTGCTTACAACCTGTTCCACAACGGCCGACCGATCAGCGGCAAAGGTTACTTCACTGACACGATCACAGATCAAGCGGTGCGATATATCGGCGACCGAAGCGTCAACGACAAACCATTCTTTCTGTACTTGCCTTACACTGCGCCGCACACTCCTTATCAGCCGCCCGGCGAGTCTCCCGTCGATCCACTGCCGCTGGATTCACCGCTTTGGAAACAGAACGCCGATCCGCCGGGTGTTTACCGAGCCATGGTTCGTCACATGGACGAAGGCATCGGAAAGGTACTGCAAGCAATCGAGGAATCGGAAATGACCGATCGCACGCTGGTGATTTTCGCCAGCGACAACGGCGGCACCTCGGCGAGTCGCAACGAACCACTGCGAGGATTCAAAGGGCAGGCGTTTGAGGGAGGAATCCGTGTTCCCTTGATCGCTCGTTGGCCCGGACATTTGCCCGAGGGCGTGGTCAGCGACCAAGTCACGATCACCTTCGATCTGACCGCGTCGATGCTGGTCGCCGCTGGGATCATGCCCACTCAAGAAGACGCGATGGAGGGAATTGATGTGCTTTCACTCGCCGCGACCGACGAACCGCCTCACCCCCGCACGCTGCACTGGCGAAAGCCTCGCGACCCTCAAGTCTGGAGCGGCATGCGTGACGGGAACCTGAAGTATGTCCGTCAAGAAAAAGCCACCACCGACGGCCGAACAACGATCCAGGAATGGCTCTTCAATCTGGCCGATGACATTGGCGAACAGAATGATTTGGCCCCGCAAAACCCTGGTGAGCTGGACCGCCTGAGAGGCAAGTACCTGGCCTGGGAACAAGCGGTGAGAAACAACCGCCGAGGCCGACCAGGATGGGTGCCGTCAAAAGAGTGA
- a CDS encoding sulfatase family protein, whose product MRLIAHLAMTMLAIAPVIASGQANAATKPNFILVYCDNLGYGDIEPFGSTLHRTPNLNRMAREGRTFTHFCVTAGVCTPSRASIMTGCYAQRVGMHLNDRDGAVLRPVSPYGLHPDEITIAEVLQQQDYATALVGKWHLGDQPEFLPTRQGFDWFFGVPYSDDMTERVWKQDGSHWPPLPLMENETVIEAPCNRDGLTKRYTEQAMRWIAEHKEEPFFLYFPQAMPGSTKTPFSSDAFRGKSRNGPWGDAIEELDWSIGEMLDQLVELGIAENTFVIWTSDNGAPINRDPDDLSRGSNLPLHGRGYTTSEGAFRVPTIVWQPGKVPAGTQCDELATTMDLLPTFAKLAGCELPPDRQFDGHDIAPLLFGESNAKTPYHAFYYYHQDQLQAVRSGPWKMFLPIDASPGHPHFNASQKPTTLLFNVVDDIACQHNVAETHPEIIAQLTVLAEQARQDLGDKDQPGQGQRPIGRSTDVSPRRLETPPSKSSQPGS is encoded by the coding sequence ATGCGTTTGATTGCTCACTTGGCCATGACGATGCTCGCAATCGCTCCGGTGATTGCCAGTGGCCAGGCCAATGCCGCGACGAAACCGAATTTCATCCTTGTCTACTGCGACAACCTTGGATACGGGGACATTGAACCTTTCGGATCGACGTTGCATCGAACGCCCAACCTGAACCGCATGGCCAGGGAAGGGCGAACGTTCACTCATTTCTGTGTCACGGCCGGAGTCTGCACCCCCTCACGTGCCAGCATCATGACGGGTTGCTATGCACAGCGGGTAGGAATGCACTTGAACGATCGAGACGGTGCGGTTCTGCGACCTGTCTCTCCCTATGGTTTGCATCCGGATGAGATCACGATCGCGGAAGTTCTCCAGCAACAGGACTACGCCACGGCCTTGGTCGGAAAATGGCATTTAGGGGACCAACCGGAATTCCTGCCAACCCGTCAGGGGTTCGATTGGTTCTTCGGGGTGCCTTACTCCGACGACATGACCGAGAGAGTTTGGAAACAAGACGGATCGCATTGGCCACCGTTGCCCTTGATGGAAAACGAAACCGTCATCGAAGCCCCCTGCAACCGAGACGGATTGACCAAGCGGTACACCGAGCAGGCGATGCGGTGGATTGCCGAACACAAGGAGGAACCGTTCTTTCTGTATTTCCCACAAGCCATGCCCGGCAGCACCAAGACGCCGTTTTCCAGTGACGCATTTCGCGGCAAAAGCCGGAACGGCCCCTGGGGTGATGCAATCGAGGAACTGGATTGGTCGATCGGTGAGATGCTGGACCAGCTCGTTGAACTCGGCATCGCAGAAAACACCTTCGTGATCTGGACCTCCGACAACGGCGCCCCGATCAACCGCGATCCGGATGACTTGAGCCGAGGTTCCAACCTGCCGCTCCACGGTCGCGGGTACACGACCAGCGAAGGTGCTTTTCGCGTCCCCACGATCGTCTGGCAACCCGGCAAAGTGCCCGCTGGAACCCAATGTGACGAACTGGCAACCACGATGGATTTATTGCCCACGTTTGCGAAGCTTGCCGGCTGCGAACTGCCGCCGGATCGGCAATTTGACGGCCATGACATTGCACCACTGCTGTTTGGTGAATCAAACGCCAAGACGCCTTATCACGCGTTTTACTACTACCATCAAGATCAACTGCAAGCCGTCCGTTCCGGTCCCTGGAAGATGTTCCTGCCCATCGACGCATCGCCCGGACACCCACACTTCAACGCTTCGCAAAAACCAACGACGCTTCTGTTCAACGTGGTCGACGACATTGCCTGCCAGCACAACGTTGCCGAGACGCATCCTGAGATCATTGCTCAATTGACCGTTTTGGCGGAGCAAGCTCGTCAGGATTTGGGGGATAAAGATCAGCCTGGCCAAGGCCAACGCCCAATCGGCAGATCCACGGACGTTTCGCCTCGACGTTTGGAAACTCCGCCGAGCAAATCAAGCCAACCGGGTTCGTGA
- a CDS encoding neutral/alkaline non-lysosomal ceramidase N-terminal domain-containing protein: MRKNSLHLTETLISMPVNDVLDRLVVPGFVSPLRTELSKSLKLAAAMILFLSGVGSIITTSIAALLIDPSLPNHPLNTEDQNMLQPASLRAISPLLAIVFLLGRGPVLAAEDASPVFRAGAATSNITPPLGEMIVGGWKPIPATNVHDELHARCLVLDDGKVQLAIVLCDNVGIPVEVFDLAKQQASDATGLPASNMLLASTHTHSATTARGGLKTATETELTDYQAFVAHRISDGIRRAMANLEPARIGWGKMDEPSEVFNRRWFVTDASLLSNPFGGIDQVRMNPPRGSSKLDRPAGPTDPEISFVSVQSPDGRPIALLANYSLHYVGGVRSGEVSADYFGYFAKFIEEKLGASEQSPPFVGILSNGTSGDVNNINFSAKSPPKYGPYEKMQEVAGKVANRVFEAHQQIEFHDWVPLAAEHVTLTLKARQPTPEMIAYFEQTQDGNDDNPRGGHRREAIYADRIAKIQAGPKEVQIQLQALRIGELGIAAIPFETFTETGLELKDRSPFPDTFTIELANGSFGYLPTPQQHRLGGYETWLGSNYVEKEATTKIVAALLEMFQNLQEDD, encoded by the coding sequence ATGAGAAAAAACTCGCTGCATCTGACCGAGACCTTGATCAGCATGCCCGTGAACGACGTCTTGGATCGCCTGGTTGTTCCTGGATTTGTCTCGCCGCTCAGAACCGAGCTTTCGAAGTCACTCAAGCTTGCCGCCGCCATGATTTTGTTTCTTTCTGGTGTCGGCTCGATTATAACGACATCGATTGCTGCCTTGCTCATCGATCCTTCCCTCCCCAATCATCCCCTGAACACCGAGGATCAAAACATGCTCCAGCCTGCCTCCCTGAGAGCCATTTCTCCCCTGCTTGCCATCGTTTTTCTTTTGGGTCGCGGACCTGTTCTTGCTGCCGAGGATGCCAGCCCGGTATTCCGAGCCGGCGCAGCAACCAGCAACATCACACCGCCTCTGGGCGAGATGATTGTCGGCGGCTGGAAACCGATTCCGGCGACCAACGTTCATGACGAACTTCACGCTCGCTGCCTGGTGCTGGATGACGGCAAAGTCCAATTGGCCATCGTCCTCTGTGACAACGTCGGCATCCCAGTGGAAGTCTTCGATCTGGCCAAGCAACAGGCGTCAGACGCGACCGGATTGCCGGCCTCGAACATGCTGCTGGCATCCACCCACACTCACTCGGCAACCACCGCTCGCGGAGGCTTGAAGACGGCCACCGAAACCGAGTTGACAGACTACCAAGCCTTCGTTGCCCATCGGATCTCAGACGGAATCCGCCGAGCGATGGCGAATCTGGAACCGGCCCGAATTGGTTGGGGAAAAATGGATGAACCATCCGAAGTCTTCAACCGTCGTTGGTTCGTGACCGACGCGAGCTTGTTGAGCAATCCGTTCGGCGGCATCGATCAAGTCCGGATGAATCCACCTCGCGGCAGTTCCAAACTGGACCGTCCCGCAGGTCCGACCGATCCCGAAATCAGCTTCGTCTCGGTGCAAAGCCCTGACGGTCGCCCAATCGCTCTGCTGGCCAACTATTCCTTGCACTACGTTGGCGGCGTTCGATCCGGAGAAGTCTCAGCGGATTACTTTGGCTACTTTGCCAAGTTCATCGAGGAAAAACTTGGGGCAAGCGAACAGTCGCCACCATTCGTCGGCATCCTCTCCAACGGCACCAGTGGCGATGTGAACAACATCAACTTCTCTGCCAAGTCGCCCCCCAAGTACGGCCCCTACGAAAAGATGCAGGAGGTTGCCGGGAAGGTCGCCAACCGCGTCTTCGAAGCCCATCAGCAGATCGAGTTTCATGACTGGGTTCCACTCGCGGCCGAACACGTGACCCTGACGCTCAAAGCGAGGCAGCCCACACCGGAGATGATCGCGTACTTTGAACAAACCCAGGACGGCAACGACGACAACCCAAGAGGCGGTCATCGCCGCGAAGCGATTTATGCCGATCGAATCGCTAAGATCCAAGCCGGTCCCAAGGAAGTTCAAATCCAGCTGCAGGCTCTTCGCATCGGCGAGTTGGGAATCGCGGCGATCCCGTTTGAAACGTTCACTGAAACGGGGCTGGAACTGAAAGACCGCAGCCCATTCCCAGACACATTCACGATTGAGCTCGCCAATGGATCGTTCGGGTACCTGCCGACTCCACAGCAACATCGCTTGGGCGGATACGAAACTTGGCTGGGGAGCAACTACGTCGAGAAGGAAGCAACCACCAAGATCGTTGCCGCGTTGCTTGAGATGTTTCAAAACTTGCAAGAGGACGACTGA
- a CDS encoding thioredoxin family protein — MADQAIAGEFNTVLDIGDPAPEWNELPSTEGKKSSLTQWSDSKVVVLAFTCNSCPYAIDAEERLIALTKDYAERSVSVIAVNVNTIEEDAMPAMKEKAKEKQFPFAYLYDESQQIAGDYGAKYTPQFFVLDADRKIAYMGAMDDSPDGRNVTQPHLRNAIDQVLAGKPVTVSETVPVGCRIRMERQRRSRRER, encoded by the coding sequence TTGGCTGACCAAGCTATTGCGGGAGAGTTCAATACTGTGCTGGACATTGGCGATCCGGCGCCCGAATGGAACGAGTTGCCCAGCACAGAGGGCAAGAAGTCATCACTGACGCAATGGTCCGATTCGAAGGTCGTGGTTCTGGCGTTTACATGCAACAGTTGCCCTTACGCGATCGACGCGGAAGAACGCTTGATCGCACTGACCAAGGATTACGCTGAGAGATCGGTCTCGGTGATCGCGGTCAACGTCAACACGATCGAAGAGGACGCGATGCCGGCGATGAAGGAGAAAGCGAAGGAAAAGCAGTTCCCGTTCGCTTACCTCTACGACGAATCGCAGCAGATCGCCGGCGATTACGGCGCCAAGTACACACCGCAGTTCTTTGTGCTGGATGCCGATCGGAAGATTGCCTACATGGGCGCGATGGACGACAGTCCGGATGGTCGCAACGTGACTCAGCCCCACCTCCGCAATGCGATCGACCAGGTTCTGGCTGGCAAACCAGTGACGGTTTCTGAAACGGTTCCAGTGGGATGCCGAATTCGAATGGAACGACAACGCCGTTCACGTCGCGAACGCTAA
- a CDS encoding adenylate kinase family protein, protein MRIVFIGPPGAGKGTQCQLLSKALRVPHIGTGGMLRALEPERGEQIHLRIDRGHFAPDEFVLQMVAKRLAEPDSRSGYLLDGFPRTQVQASAFDQQLMADSVKLDHVLHLQVSADVLIKRLRKRGEQEKRADDAEECIRERFRIYEARTEPLLDHYRQQGLVRDIDASVSEPRVHASIWERLQPDALANDPAAKD, encoded by the coding sequence GTGCGAATTGTCTTCATCGGTCCGCCAGGTGCGGGCAAGGGCACTCAATGCCAACTGCTGAGCAAAGCGCTCCGCGTGCCGCACATCGGCACGGGCGGAATGCTGAGAGCTTTGGAACCCGAGCGTGGGGAGCAGATCCATCTCCGAATCGATCGGGGGCACTTTGCTCCCGATGAGTTCGTCTTGCAGATGGTCGCCAAGCGATTGGCGGAACCTGACAGCCGAAGTGGTTACCTGCTGGACGGTTTCCCGCGGACTCAGGTCCAGGCCAGTGCCTTTGACCAGCAACTGATGGCTGACTCAGTCAAGCTCGATCATGTGCTGCACCTTCAGGTGTCCGCCGATGTGCTGATCAAACGTCTCCGAAAACGGGGCGAACAAGAAAAACGGGCAGACGATGCCGAAGAATGCATCCGAGAGCGGTTTCGGATCTACGAGGCCCGGACAGAACCGCTGCTCGATCACTATCGGCAGCAGGGACTGGTGCGTGATATTGATGCATCGGTTTCGGAACCACGGGTCCACGCTTCGATCTGGGAACGCTTGCAACCAGACGCACTCGCAAACGATCCTGCTGCCAAGGATTGA
- the secY gene encoding preprotein translocase subunit SecY, protein MFEKLRIIFSIPELRKKVMLTIGLLAIYRIGFHIPLPMIATNLDSGAGGGAADFFEKVSVFAASDLRQATIFGLGIMPYISASIIFQLLGSVYKPLEELKKEGEAGRKKLNEYTRYLTVVICLVQSYMYLKFMLMAGANGQSSINPNFMNANEQLFFGWQIVAVLVMTTGTVFLMWLGEQIDEYGIGNGISLLIMAGILAQMPKALYELVLGMKTELTGLAKGQVGIETLIILVVLFVVVVFGVVFITLGQRKIPTQSAKFTRGRRVYGGTRQHLPLRINQAGVMPIIFASSLLMIPGVLFGFLAGQFASDGSLFRGFNLISLTMSDQTSYFFNLLYVGLIFFFCYFWTAITFNPKEMSDNLRDSGTFIPGYRPGRRTTDYLEKVMVRITYVGAAFLGLIAIVPTIVYGSLGVPYSIAGFYGGTGLLIAVSVAFDLVQKIDSHLVMRNYRGLLEGAGGGTSPVV, encoded by the coding sequence ATGTTTGAAAAGCTGCGAATCATTTTCTCGATCCCTGAGCTTCGCAAGAAGGTCATGCTGACGATCGGGTTGCTTGCCATTTACCGGATCGGGTTCCACATCCCGTTGCCGATGATCGCGACGAACTTGGACAGTGGCGCCGGCGGTGGTGCTGCTGACTTCTTCGAAAAGGTCAGTGTTTTCGCGGCCAGCGATCTGCGTCAAGCGACCATCTTCGGTCTCGGAATCATGCCGTACATCTCGGCTTCGATTATCTTCCAGTTGCTCGGAAGCGTTTACAAACCGCTGGAAGAGCTGAAGAAAGAAGGCGAAGCAGGCCGCAAAAAGCTCAACGAATACACTCGTTACCTGACCGTGGTGATCTGCCTGGTTCAGAGTTACATGTACCTGAAGTTCATGCTGATGGCGGGTGCCAATGGCCAAAGCAGCATCAACCCGAACTTCATGAATGCCAACGAGCAACTGTTCTTTGGCTGGCAGATCGTTGCCGTTTTGGTCATGACCACGGGAACCGTGTTCCTGATGTGGCTCGGTGAACAGATCGATGAGTACGGGATCGGCAACGGGATCAGTTTGTTGATCATGGCTGGGATCTTGGCTCAGATGCCAAAAGCACTCTACGAATTGGTGCTGGGCATGAAGACTGAACTCACCGGTTTGGCAAAGGGTCAGGTCGGGATTGAAACACTGATCATCTTGGTGGTTCTCTTCGTGGTGGTTGTCTTTGGTGTGGTGTTCATCACCCTGGGTCAACGCAAGATCCCAACCCAATCCGCCAAGTTCACCCGCGGTCGTCGCGTTTACGGTGGCACCCGTCAACACTTGCCACTTCGAATCAACCAAGCCGGCGTGATGCCGATCATTTTCGCCAGTTCGCTGCTGATGATCCCTGGCGTTCTGTTTGGTTTCTTGGCCGGTCAATTTGCCTCCGACGGAAGCTTGTTCCGTGGATTCAACCTGATCAGCTTGACGATGAGCGATCAAACGTCGTACTTCTTCAACCTGCTGTACGTCGGTCTGATCTTCTTCTTCTGCTACTTCTGGACGGCGATCACGTTCAACCCGAAGGAAATGAGCGACAACCTGCGTGACTCGGGGACCTTCATCCCTGGTTATCGGCCTGGTCGTCGGACAACGGATTACCTTGAAAAGGTGATGGTCCGTATCACCTATGTCGGTGCCGCCTTCTTGGGTCTGATCGCGATTGTTCCGACGATCGTTTACGGATCGCTTGGCGTTCCCTACTCCATCGCTGGCTTTTACGGCGGCACCGGTTTGTTGATCGCCGTCAGCGTGGCGTTTGACTTGGTCCAAAAGATCGACAGTCACCTGGTGATGCGAAACTATCGCGGACTGCTGGAAGGTGCCGGCGGCGGCACTTCACCGGTCGTTTGA
- the rplO gene encoding 50S ribosomal protein L15, whose amino-acid sequence MQLNDVHRGITKHRSRKRIGRGPGSGTGKTSGRGHKGHKSRSGYSRKPNFQGGAMPMFRRVPKRGFNNRWALTIFAVNVGKLNEAFNDGETVTLEALAAKNLAKGNFDELKVLGDGEITKKLTIQAHRFSKSAEEKISAAGGTVDKLAPKRTPDERVAALKSEK is encoded by the coding sequence ATGCAACTCAACGACGTTCATCGCGGTATTACCAAACACCGCTCTCGAAAACGCATCGGTCGTGGTCCTGGTAGCGGCACCGGCAAAACGTCGGGTCGTGGGCACAAGGGACACAAGAGCCGCAGCGGTTACAGTCGCAAGCCCAACTTCCAGGGTGGAGCGATGCCAATGTTCCGCCGCGTTCCCAAACGTGGTTTCAACAACCGTTGGGCATTGACCATTTTTGCCGTCAACGTTGGCAAGCTGAACGAAGCTTTCAATGACGGCGAAACCGTGACACTCGAAGCCCTCGCGGCGAAGAACCTGGCCAAAGGCAACTTCGACGAACTGAAGGTTCTCGGCGACGGCGAGATCACCAAGAAGCTCACCATTCAAGCTCACCGATTCAGCAAGTCGGCCGAAGAAAAGATCTCGGCTGCGGGCGGAACGGTTGACAAGCTGGCTCCCAAACGCACGCCAGACGAACGTGTTGCTGCCTTGAAGAGCGAAAAGTAA
- the rpsE gene encoding 30S ribosomal protein S5: MSNARNKRNNKNEEQGLDAGLMDRVVKIKRCAAVVKGGRRFSFAAMVVVGNGSGQVGWGYGKANEVPPSVQKAQKQASRSMIHVPLVEGSIPHQIWGRYGAARVLLIPAGAGTGIIAGQAVRAVCEACGIHDILTKSYGTNNPVTLVKATLDAMSKLRTREQIAALRGLNPDDLIEA, translated from the coding sequence ATGAGCAACGCACGAAACAAACGCAACAACAAGAACGAAGAGCAAGGTCTGGACGCAGGTCTGATGGACCGTGTGGTCAAGATCAAACGTTGTGCGGCTGTCGTTAAAGGTGGTCGTCGTTTCAGCTTCGCTGCGATGGTGGTTGTCGGCAACGGCAGCGGTCAAGTTGGCTGGGGCTACGGCAAGGCCAACGAAGTTCCGCCGAGCGTTCAAAAGGCGCAAAAGCAAGCTTCCCGCAGCATGATTCACGTTCCTTTGGTCGAGGGCAGCATTCCTCACCAAATCTGGGGCCGTTATGGTGCCGCTCGTGTGCTTTTGATTCCTGCTGGTGCTGGTACGGGTATCATCGCTGGCCAAGCGGTTCGTGCGGTTTGCGAAGCGTGCGGGATCCACGACATTTTGACAAAGTCGTATGGGACCAACAATCCAGTGACCTTGGTCAAAGCCACCCTCGACGCGATGAGCAAGTTGCGGACTCGCGAACAAATTGCCGCCTTGCGTGGTCTGAACCCAGACGACCTGATCGAAGCCTAA
- the rplR gene encoding 50S ribosomal protein L18, translating to MDKNKKLQSKRLRRRRHVRNKLRGNADQPRLCIQRTLKHFACQVVDDQAGKTIFSASTRDKSVREQVNAGGNCDAAALIGKLVAEKAAEAGVKAVKLDRGHNKYHGRVKAFADAAREAGLQF from the coding sequence ATGGACAAGAATAAAAAACTCCAAAGCAAACGCCTGCGTCGCCGGCGCCATGTTCGCAACAAGTTGCGAGGCAACGCCGACCAGCCACGTTTGTGCATTCAGCGCACGCTGAAGCACTTTGCTTGCCAGGTCGTGGATGACCAAGCGGGCAAGACCATTTTCAGTGCGAGCACACGTGACAAATCGGTCCGTGAACAGGTCAACGCGGGTGGCAACTGTGACGCCGCGGCATTGATTGGTAAGCTGGTCGCAGAGAAAGCTGCTGAGGCGGGTGTCAAAGCCGTCAAGTTGGATCGTGGTCACAACAAATACCACGGCCGAGTCAAAGCATTCGCAGATGCCGCTCGCGAAGCTGGCTTGCAGTTTTAA